A window of Mucilaginibacter paludis DSM 18603 contains these coding sequences:
- a CDS encoding sensor histidine kinase translates to METGSQISLIDVIIPFTVVLFIIAVGVVLLYTHFQKNLYRQELDKAALKSAQHEELLRNSIFVQEEERKRIATDLHDELGAVISIMRMNLVLIQQKFKERDTVGPDLLSIVENLVNLSESGISSVRSISHQLIPPQLETFGLVKTLEYFIEKVNASGKINIYLWVKNELPDLHWPISLGLYRIIMELIGNTIKHAGANKITIEINYDSDFLLFNFNDDGRGIDFANGHQIGMGFKNIEARVMALKGTFEYGNNIDNTGFKAFFKLPIR, encoded by the coding sequence ATGGAAACGGGGTCGCAAATATCATTGATTGATGTAATTATACCTTTTACCGTTGTGCTTTTTATAATTGCAGTGGGTGTGGTATTGCTATACACACATTTTCAAAAAAATTTGTACCGGCAAGAGTTAGATAAAGCAGCGTTAAAGTCTGCTCAGCACGAAGAACTGCTCAGGAACAGTATTTTTGTACAGGAAGAAGAAAGAAAGCGTATTGCAACCGATCTTCATGATGAATTAGGGGCCGTTATTTCGATTATGCGCATGAACCTGGTTCTTATCCAGCAAAAGTTCAAAGAAAGGGACACCGTTGGACCCGATCTTCTCTCGATAGTTGAAAACCTGGTGAACCTATCAGAAAGCGGAATATCCAGTGTCCGAAGCATCAGTCATCAGCTCATTCCACCCCAGCTCGAAACTTTCGGGCTCGTTAAAACATTAGAATACTTTATCGAAAAAGTGAATGCATCCGGAAAAATCAACATTTACTTATGGGTGAAAAATGAACTTCCGGATTTGCACTGGCCTATATCCTTAGGGTTATACAGGATTATTATGGAACTGATTGGTAACACCATTAAACATGCAGGGGCCAATAAAATAACTATTGAAATTAATTATGATAGTGATTTTTTACTGTTTAATTTTAATGATGATGGGCGTGGGATAGATTTTGCTAATGGCCATCAAATAGGCATGGGTTTTAAAAATATCGAGGCCAGGGTTATGGCTCTAAAAGGAACATTTGAGTATGGAAATAATATAGACAATACTGGTTTTAAGGCATTTTTTAAATTGCCTATCCGGTAA